TTTTCCAGCGTTTCGGCGTGGACGAGCAGCATGGCCGACGAGGTATTGCCCATCAGCATGCCCTCGCCATCGGAGAGCATCGAGCAGGTGTCCACGCAGACCCGGTCTCCCATACCGACCGGGTGGATTTTTGTGACCGTGAACGGAATGAGGCCGACTTTTCCGGTCGTGCTCTTGAGGATCGCGGCCACTGCTTTGACCACGGCGGGATCGGTCGTGCTGAGGAGGATGCCGTACACGCCTTTCTCCAGCACATGGATTGCCATCTCGGTCTCTGCCACGTTCTTTACCCGGGCGATGATGTGGTCTGACTGGGCCACGAGATTTTCGAGTGGGATGACGGTCCAGTCGCTCGTGGTTACGATGACGGGCTGGTGCTTCCCGAGCTGTGCCGCCTTGTTCTCGCTGGCCTTATCGGTGATAGTGCATTCCGTGACATCGGTGCCGGGCCTGATATCGCCATCCGGTGCAATGGTTGCGATCCGGCCAAGGCGCTTGACATCTTCGGCCTTGTCAACAACCAGTGCATCCGCACCGCTCTCGATGGCCGTTGTTGCAATCTCCTTGTTCCAGGGGCGGACGTCGACCCAGAACTGTTTCATTTGTGCTGCTCCAGCGCCTTTGCCGGGTCCACGTTGTGGTGCACCACGTTGCAGAGTGCCTGGACGAACGCCTTGGTATCTTTGCGCTGGAAGGCGTTCCTTCCCACGCAGACCCCGGCGCCCCCGGCATTGACCGAGTCCCGGATGATGTTTAAGGATTCGAGATCTGCGCACTTTTCCCCGCCCGCGATAAAGACCGGCACCGAGCAGGCCTTGACGATCTTCCCGAATGCCGCCGGGTCGTTGGGGTAGTTGGTCTTGATCAGATCAGCGCCCAGCTCCTCGGCAACCCTGACCGCGTGGCCGATTGTCTGCGGCGAGAACGAGTCGATGCCCTTGCCCCGCGGGTAGCTCATGATCAGGAGCGGTATGCCCCAGCGGTTGCAGTCCCGTGCAACATTGGCACCGATCTCCAGCATCTTGGATTCATTGGGCGAGCCGAGGTTGATGTGTATGGAGACCCCGTCAGCCCCGAGCGCGATGGCTTCTTCCACCGTGCAGACCTGGACCTTGTCGTTCGGGTCCGGGTTTAACGAAGTGCTGCCCGAGAGGTGGATGAAGAGGCCGATATCGCGGCCGTGCTTCCGGTGCCCGCGTTTGACGAGCCCCTTGTGGAGGATGATCGCGTTTGCGCCCCCGTTGCTCACGTCCGAGATGACCTGCGTCATGTCGAGGAGTCCGTCAATCTGTCCCATGGAAAAGCCGTGGTCCATTGGCACGATGACAGCCCGGCCCGTGTTCCTGTCCATTATCCGCTCGATCCTGATGTCCTTTCCGATCATGGTAATCACTTCAGTATTTCCAGTGCTTCTTCAACGCTCTTGTTCGCATGTACAATGCAGGCAGCGGCCCGCACGAATTTTGCCGGGTTCTTGTGCTGGAAGGCGTTCCTGCCGATCGAGATGCCGGCTGCCCCGCCTGCCATCGCCCCTTCTATCAGTTCCAATGTTGTGCGGTCATCCGTCTTTGAACCTCCGGCCACCACGACCGGCACCGGGCAGCCCCGGGTCACTTCCCGGAACGACTCCGGGTCACCGGTGTACACCGTCTTGACGATATCTGCGCCGAGTTCTGCTGCCACCCGGGCTGCGAGCTTGACGTGATCGACATCGTTTGCGACACTGATGTTCTTGCCCCGGGGGTACATCATGGCAAGGAGCGGCATGCCCCATTCCATGCATTCCACCGCGACCGTCCCCAGGTCCTGCAGCATCCGCTCTTCGGATTCCG
The sequence above is drawn from the Methanomicrobiales archaeon HGW-Methanomicrobiales-1 genome and encodes:
- a CDS encoding fructose-bisphosphate aldolase (catalyzes the reversible formation of fructose 1,6-bisphosphate from glycerone phosphate and D-glyceraldehyde 3-phosphate), with the translated sequence MIGKDIRIERIMDRNTGRAVIVPMDHGFSMGQIDGLLDMTQVISDVSNGGANAIILHKGLVKRGHRKHGRDIGLFIHLSGSTSLNPDPNDKVQVCTVEEAIALGADGVSIHINLGSPNESKMLEIGANVARDCNRWGIPLLIMSYPRGKGIDSFSPQTIGHAVRVAEELGADLIKTNYPNDPAAFGKIVKACSVPVFIAGGEKCADLESLNIIRDSVNAGGAGVCVGRNAFQRKDTKAFVQALCNVVHHNVDPAKALEQHK
- a CDS encoding 3-dehydroquinate synthase II, which produces MKQFWVDVRPWNKEIATTAIESGADALVVDKAEDVKRLGRIATIAPDGDIRPGTDVTECTITDKASENKAAQLGKHQPVIVTTSDWTVIPLENLVAQSDHIIARVKNVAETEMAIHVLEKGVYGILLSTTDPAVVKAVAAILKSTTGKVGLIPFTVTKIHPVGMGDRVCVDTCSMLSDGEGMLMGNTSSAMLLVHAETLENPYVAPRPFRVNAGAVHAYILLPDGKTAYLSDLSIGGQVLVSDAKGTAHTVVIGRTKIERRPLLLVEAAAGKAKVSLVLQNAETIRLVKEDGSAISVVHLAPGDKIMGCALEGGRHFGMAVKETIREK
- a CDS encoding fructose-bisphosphate aldolase (catalyzes the reversible formation of fructose 1,6-bisphosphate from glycerone phosphate and D-glyceraldehyde 3-phosphate), translated to MRGKEIRLERIMNRNTKKTIIVPMDHGVSDGPIPGLIDMGQTVNMIADGGANAVIGHVGLALHGHRQGGRDIGLILHLSASTKLAPDPNSKVLVNSVTNALKMGADAVSMHVNIGAESEERMLQDLGTVAVECMEWGMPLLAMMYPRGKNISVANDVDHVKLAARVAAELGADIVKTVYTGDPESFREVTRGCPVPVVVAGGSKTDDRTTLELIEGAMAGGAAGISIGRNAFQHKNPAKFVRAAACIVHANKSVEEALEILK